A stretch of DNA from Halorubrum sp. BOL3-1:
GTTGTACCGGTACTGCATCCCGTAGGTGCCGTCCTCGACCGCCTCGGTGGCGTCGTCCGGGAGCAGGACGCGGACCTCGTCGTCCTCGGCGGGGTTGTCCTCCGGGTGCTGGACGATGACCTGCTCGTCCGTGTCTATCGCGCCCTCCTCGGTTGTCCCGACGGTCGACATGTAGTCCGCGTACGCGGTCCGTTCGACGCCCTGCGTATCGAGCAGCTCGTAGCTCTCGGCGAGCCACGGGTGGACGTTACCTTCCGCGTCGTTGGCGGTCAGCCCCTCGAACAGGAACCCCTGCGCCAGCGTCGACGTCGTGTCGCTGCTGTGCGGGGGGTCGAACGACTCGATGTTCGCGCCGATCGCCATAGACAGCGTGCCGCCCTCGGTGAGGTCCGAAAGGTCGGAGTCGCCCGCGGCGTTGTCGCGGTCGACCCACATGACCTGCTCGTCCTGCGGCGCGAACATGTTGTAGCTGTACATCCCCTCCTGGAAAGGCCACATCTCGAAGCCGTGGATGTCCGTGTTGGAGACGGAGGTAGCAAGGTCGAAGTGCGTGATCGAGCTGTATCGCTCGTCCGCGAGGTAGTTCCAAACCTTGTCGTACCGCTCGCCGCGGAGTTCGGAATCACCGGCCACTTCGACGCCGTACCGGGCGTCGTCCATCAGGTCGTCTAGCTCTGGGTCGCTGATCCCGTTGAGGTTACAACACGCGCCGATGTTACTCGAGTGGTGGAGCGCGTTACAGAAGCTCCCCGGGTTGAACGTCCCCGAGAGGCCGATAGCGGGGATATTCCCCCTGTCCTGGTACTCGGGGTCGAGGACGCGGCCGACGTACGTGTTCCATTCGAACGTCTCGACGGTGACGTTGAACATGTCGGTCTGCTCCATCGACTCCGCGATGAGCTCGACCATCTGGAGCCGGTCGCTGTTGTCGGCGTTGACTTCCAGCT
This window harbors:
- a CDS encoding ABC transporter substrate-binding protein; protein product: MVELIAESMEQTDMFNVTVETFEWNTYVGRVLDPEYQDRGNIPAIGLSGTFNPGSFCNALHHSSNIGACCNLNGISDPELDDLMDDARYGVEVAGDSELRGERYDKVWNYLADERYSSITHFDLATSVSNTDIHGFEMWPFQEGMYSYNMFAPQDEQVMWVDRDNAAGDSDLSDLTEGGTLSMAIGANIESFDPPHSSDTTSTLAQGFLFEGLTANDAEGNVHPWLAESYELLDTQGVERTAYADYMSTVGTTEEGAIDTDEQVIVQHPEDNPAEDDEVRVLLPDDATEAVEDGTYGMQYRYNLQEGVEFHNGDELTAEDVIATYEYAENSVIAPQTYDSLLTAVQVDEYTVDLFAQVPDAEAERSLPGLLILNSTQVAEIEKGNLDPREGNTPIGTGPYEFSEFEDAQFYEVTKFDDYWTEQKGVSEAFSWFDGSGDFPDGPVIDGFEVEIVPDDSTRSGALQNGEIDSTYGLNTSTLDDFDSSEDFLVYGIETGGYEYIQYPVNVAPFDDTRLRKAINHLIPRERIVENVLNGYARPAWTDLPALAQGSGTADAEALEEEIRPTNEYDIERAEELLDQVAADN